Genomic window (Streptomyces liliiviolaceus):
AGACGAACAGGACGCCGGCCACGACGAGGACTTCAGGACGCTGCAGCGACTCGGGGACCTCGTCGGTCAGGCCGGTCGCGCCGAAGAGGCCGAGGAGCAGCACCACCGCGTACGCGTTGACACCGCTGGCCCAGCCGCTGGTGAACACCAGGGGGAGTACGGACACGGACGCGATCGTAACCAGTCGGCAACGGCGCGTCCTGGGCATGAGCGCGCAGGGCTGAGTACGCGTACCTAGGGAGTGAGTTGAGTACGCGCGCGGATGGGTTCCCACCTGCGCGAACGAGAGAGTGGAGGCACGGAAAGGGGCGCGGCTCCGGTACCGCCGACACGGGGCGGCGGAACGGCGCGGCGCCCTCTACCGCTCCTTCCGCCGATCACTCGGCGGGAGCGAGGCACGGGGGGCCCGAGGGAGACCGGAACGGGGGGAACCGTCGGGGACCACCGGGGGATGTACGGGGGGAAGCACGGGGGAGCACAGGAGGGGCGCCGGTCAGGCGTGGCCCGCGGGGGACGCGGCCACTCCGGACTGGCGCCCCTCCTGTTGCTGCCGTCTCCGCCGTGTCTGCTGTCTCGGCCGTGTCCGCCGTGCCGCTGTGTCACCCGGGTCCGAGGCGCCCGCCGCCGACCCTTCCCTGGAGCAGCAGGGACAGCGCCGCGTGGACGTCGTCCAGGGTGCGCTGCGGCTGGAACGCCTGCCAGTCCAGAGCCGCCACCAGCACCATGCCGACCAGCGCCGCCGCCGTCAGCGGGGTGTCGATCTCGTCGCTCAGTTCACCGCTCGCGATCCCGTCGCGCAGGACGTCCTCGACGACCGCGACGGCCTGCTGCCTGACCACCATCAGCGTGGACTGCCAGGCGCGGTTGGTGCGCCACAGCTCCGCCACGTACAGCTGGGTGAAGGCCGGGTAGCGGCCGATGAAGACGAGACCCGCCCGGATCATCGCGTCCAGTGCGTCGACCCGGCTGCCGCCCTCCTCGTCGGTCCTCTCGACCGCCTCCCGCAGCGAGGCGGTGAGCAGTCCCACCCCGTGCCGGAGCAGCTCTTCGAAGAGGACGGACTTGCTCGCGAAGTTGTAGTAGACCGTGCCCTTCGCCACTCCGGCACGCTCGGCGATCTCGTCCACGGTGGTGGCGGAGAAGCCCTGTTCGGCGATGAGGGTCACCGCCGCCTCGTAGAGCTTCTGCCGGGTCGCCTGCCGCCGGCCGCCGCCGCTGTCCACCGTCCTGCTGCTTTCCATGGCCCCGATTGTCACAGGCTCAGCTCCGGGTGAAGTCGATCCAGGGTCCACACCTGCCGGCGCCGCGCGGACACCGCGGTGAGCGCGAGGGCCCCCAGGGTGAAGGCGACGAGGACGGCGCACGCCTGCCAGACCGGTCCCAGACCGCCGCCCGTGATGAGTCTCCTCAGGGCGTCGACGACGTGACTCATCGGCATGAAGGGGTGGATCGCGTTGAAGAAACCCGGGCTGGTCTGCACGGGATACGTGCCGCCGGCCGAGGTCAGCTGGAGCATCAGGAGCGCGAGCACGAGGATCCGCCCGGCCGCTCCGAAGCGTGCGTTGAGCCACTGCACGATCGCTGCGAAACAGGCCGTCACCAGGAACAGGAAGGCCACCGTCCCGGCCGCCCGCACCGCCTCCAGACCGATCGCCCAGTGCAGTACGGACATCAGCGCGACCGTCTGCAGCACTCCCAGGGCGGCCACCGGCAGCCAGCCCGCCAGCGCGATCCGCCAGGCGGGGGCGCCCGCGGCGAGCGCGCGCCGGTTGAGCGGCGGGATCAGCATGTAGGCGACCATCGCACCCACCCACAGGGAGAGCGGAATGAAGTACGGGGCGAAACCGGTGCCGTAGTTGGGCGCCTTGTGCAGGTCCTTCGAAGCGAGCTGCACGGGGTCGGCCATGACCCCGGTGCGCTGATCACGGTCCTTCTTGTCGTAGTCCGGGATCTTCCCCGCGCCGTCGTGGAGGCCGCCCGCGAGCTTCCCCGAGCCGTCGGTGAGCTTGTACATGCCCCCTTCGAGGTCGCTCGCTCCCGTCCCGAGCCGGCCGATCCCGCTGTCGAGGTCGGTCGCGCCCTTCTTGGCCGTGCCGAGCCCCGTGTGCAGGGTCTCGGCCCCCTTGGCGACCTTCCCGGCCCCCTTGTTGAGCTGGTTGATCTTCGAGACGGCCGTGGCGAGGTCCTCGGACAGATGCGGGGAGCGGTCGGCCAGCGCCCGCGCCTGCTTCTCCAGGGTGGCCAGATGCTTGTCCAGCGTCTTCAGGTCGCCGTTCTGCCCGGCCACCAGGGTGTCGACGTCGTCGGCGACCTCCGCCACGTCCGCCGCCGCGTCCCTGGCCTTCTTCAGGTCCGGGCAGGCGGTGTCGGGCAGCGGCAGGTCCTGGTCCTCGCAGCGCGCCTCGTAGACGCCGTTCAGCGTGTCGGAGGCGGTGTGCGCACTCCTGGCGGCGGTCGGCGCGGTCCTCGCCAGCGTGTCGAGGTTGTCGCGGACGACCGAGGCGGAGTCCGCGACGAGCCGGGCGGTGTCGCCGATCTCCTTCTCGTTGTCCTTCAGGAAGGGCCCCACCTCGTCCGCGACGCCGTTGACCTTGTCCGCGAGGGTCTGCGTGCCCTCGGAGACCTGCCGTGAGCCGTCCTCCAGGTCGCCCGCTCCCGTGTCGAGCTTCTTCAGCCCGGCGGCGAGCCTGCCGCTGCCCTTCTCGGCGTCCGCGAGGCCGTCCGCGAGGTCCTTCGAGCCCTTCTTCGCCTTCCCGATGCCACCGGAGAGGGTGTCGGCCCCCTCGGCGGCCTTCTGGGTCTTGCCGTGGAGGTCGGAGAACGAGATGTAGATCTTGTCGAGGAACGACCGTGCGGCCTTGGTCGAGGCGGCCGTGCGCACCTCGCTGAAGACCGTCCGCGAGATCTGCCCGACGATGTAGTTGTTCGCGTCGTTCGTACGCACCTGGAGGGCGCCCGTCTCCGGGGAGTCGCCCGAACTGGAGGCGATCCTCCTGCTGAAGTCGGACGGCATGGTCAGCGACAGGTAGTAATCGCCGTTCTCGACCCCCTCACGGGCCTCGGCCGCGCTCACCTCGTGCCACTCGAAGGTGTCGCTCCTGCGCAGCCCCTTGGTGATCTCGTCGCCCAGCACGACCTTCTCGTCGGCGGCGGTGGCTCCCCGGTCGTCGTTCACCAGCGCCACGGGGATGCGGTCGAGACGGCCGTACGGGTCCCAGAACGACCACAGGTAGAGGGCGCCGTACAGCAGGGGCAGCAGCAGGAGCGCGGCCAGCGCCGCGCGCGGGAGCCTGCCCCTGCCGAAGCGCCTGAGCTCAAGCGCGGCCAGTTTCGGCGAGCGCATCCACCGTCTCCTTGTCGTGGTCGTCGGGCCGGTCCAGGTCGTGGGCCGGTGTGTCGGCGGATCCCGTGGACACCACGACCGCGCCTTCGGGGGCCTCGCTGCACACCGCCACGACCGTGGTCCCGGCCTCGGTCAGGGACCGCAGCAGCGCCCAGACCTCGGTCCGTTCGGCGTCCGGGAGCTTCAGGTCGGTGTCGTCGATGCCGAGCAGCCGGGGGCGGCCGATCAGGGCGAGGGCCACGGACAGCCGCAGCGCCTCCAGGCGCTCCAGGTCCCGAACGGCGGTCCTGGAACCCTTGGGCAGGGTCGCCGGGTCGAGTCCGGCGGCGGCCAACGCGGTGTCGACCCGCAGCCGGGCCTCCGTCAGCCGCTCCTGCCGCGGTCGCAGCAGCCCGCGCACGGAGCCGCCGAACCGCCGTTGCAGCAGTGCGCGCTCCCGGAGGTGCTCGGCGACGGACAGCGCGGGCTCCAGGTCGGTGACGCCGGGCACATGCGCCGGCGCGCTGACCCGGCGGACCGCCGCCATCTGCTTCGGCAGCTCGAAGAGCCCCACTCTCGCGTGTCCCTCGGTGGGCTTCATCCGTCCGGTGAGCGCCAGCAGCAGACACGTACGGCCCGAGCCCGACGGTCCCTCGACCGCGATCAGCGAGCCGGGCTCCGCGTCGACGTCCACGCCGCGGAACGCCCAGCCGCGGGGTCCCCTGAGCCCGAAGTCCTCGGCCGTGACGCCGAGTCCGTGCGGACCGTCCACAACTTCCCCCACCCTCCGGGTCCTTCGGCCGTTTCTCGCACCGGCCGAAGCGCAAAGTTTTTGAACTGACTGGTCAGTGCAAAAGCTACTCCGAACCTTTGAGCGAAGCAAAAGCGCAGGTCAGAACGGATTGTCAGTGGCATACCGCACGATAAGCACATACGGCATCTCCCGTCGGAGTGTGCCGTCACACGACGACAGGAGGTTCGTCATGGCCAGCTCATCCGCAGCCGCCGCCCGTCGGCGCCGCGCCACCGGCCCTGCCCCCTCACTGACCGGACCGGCGAGCGACGTGCATCCCGTGCTCCGCCGTTCCACGGCCCCGCCCGCCGCCCTCGATCTGCTCGCCCAGGCTCGCGCCGGACTCGACGAGGCGGCCCTGCTGGAAATGCCGAACGACCGGTACGCGACGGCCCATCTGGCCGCCCTGCGCACCGCCGCGGCCGTGCTCGCCGCCCGCGGCCGGCCCGAGACCACCGAGAGGCGCCGGGCCAAGATCCGGAGCGCTTGGGAAGTGCTGCCCGAGATAGCGCCCGAACTCGCCGAGTGGAGCGTGCTGTTCG
Coding sequences:
- a CDS encoding SAV_6107 family HEPN domain-containing protein, with amino-acid sequence MASSSAAAARRRRATGPAPSLTGPASDVHPVLRRSTAPPAALDLLAQARAGLDEAALLEMPNDRYATAHLAALRTAAAVLAARGRPETTERRRAKIRSAWEVLPEIAPELAEWSVLFASGARRRARAEAGIQGAASIRDADDLLRDVAMFLRLVERMLVLQPVLPQPRHEGGQGGQGGHGLQGGQAALETRIVPGPRDVTDVPDAG
- a CDS encoding YhgE/Pip family protein, whose product is MRSPKLAALELRRFGRGRLPRAALAALLLLPLLYGALYLWSFWDPYGRLDRIPVALVNDDRGATAADEKVVLGDEITKGLRRSDTFEWHEVSAAEAREGVENGDYYLSLTMPSDFSRRIASSSGDSPETGALQVRTNDANNYIVGQISRTVFSEVRTAASTKAARSFLDKIYISFSDLHGKTQKAAEGADTLSGGIGKAKKGSKDLADGLADAEKGSGRLAAGLKKLDTGAGDLEDGSRQVSEGTQTLADKVNGVADEVGPFLKDNEKEIGDTARLVADSASVVRDNLDTLARTAPTAARSAHTASDTLNGVYEARCEDQDLPLPDTACPDLKKARDAAADVAEVADDVDTLVAGQNGDLKTLDKHLATLEKQARALADRSPHLSEDLATAVSKINQLNKGAGKVAKGAETLHTGLGTAKKGATDLDSGIGRLGTGASDLEGGMYKLTDGSGKLAGGLHDGAGKIPDYDKKDRDQRTGVMADPVQLASKDLHKAPNYGTGFAPYFIPLSLWVGAMVAYMLIPPLNRRALAAGAPAWRIALAGWLPVAALGVLQTVALMSVLHWAIGLEAVRAAGTVAFLFLVTACFAAIVQWLNARFGAAGRILVLALLMLQLTSAGGTYPVQTSPGFFNAIHPFMPMSHVVDALRRLITGGGLGPVWQACAVLVAFTLGALALTAVSARRRQVWTLDRLHPELSL
- a CDS encoding ATP-binding cassette domain-containing protein; this encodes MDGPHGLGVTAEDFGLRGPRGWAFRGVDVDAEPGSLIAVEGPSGSGRTCLLLALTGRMKPTEGHARVGLFELPKQMAAVRRVSAPAHVPGVTDLEPALSVAEHLRERALLQRRFGGSVRGLLRPRQERLTEARLRVDTALAAAGLDPATLPKGSRTAVRDLERLEALRLSVALALIGRPRLLGIDDTDLKLPDAERTEVWALLRSLTEAGTTVVAVCSEAPEGAVVVSTGSADTPAHDLDRPDDHDKETVDALAETGRA
- a CDS encoding TetR/AcrR family transcriptional regulator, translating into MESSRTVDSGGGRRQATRQKLYEAAVTLIAEQGFSATTVDEIAERAGVAKGTVYYNFASKSVLFEELLRHGVGLLTASLREAVERTDEEGGSRVDALDAMIRAGLVFIGRYPAFTQLYVAELWRTNRAWQSTLMVVRQQAVAVVEDVLRDGIASGELSDEIDTPLTAAALVGMVLVAALDWQAFQPQRTLDDVHAALSLLLQGRVGGGRLGPG